The genomic stretch GAAGCCCATCGATTTGCTAATAGATATCGAAAAGAATTAATGCAAAAATCAATTATATGAAAATCTCAGTAATTGTTCCTTGCTACAACGACGGTAAATACATTAATCACGTAATAGACCAATTAAGAAAATCAAAATTTGTCGGTGAAATAATTGTTGTCGACGATGATTCCGGTCAGGAAACAAAAAATCTTCTGCAAAAAATTAAAGGTATTAATCTGATTACTAATACCCGAAACATCGGTAAATCAAAAACTCTAAAAAAAGGAGTTTTGGCCTCTAAATTCGATTATGTTGCTTTTATTGATAGTGACCTAACTGGTTTTACCTCACGTCACTTTGAAAGCCTCGTTAAACCGGTTCTAGAAAATGTCTGCGACATTACTACCAGTGTCCGCGGAAAAGAAGCCTGGTATGGTATCCTTTCCGGATTTTCCATTGCCTACACCGGTGAAAGAGCAATGAAAAGAGAATTAATGACGAAAAACATCGATCTCTTTAACAATCATGGTTATATTATCGAGGCAGAATTTAATCGCCGATTTTTGGGTAAGACCCGAATGAAGGGGATCCTTTGGTCCGAAGTTGGACAACACGGTCAACCTGAAAAAAACGGTCTTCGTGGGTGGTTAGTCAACGGGCGCCAAGTAACTTCTTACCTCAAATATCTTGGCCCCTTTGAGATGCTTCGACAACTTGTTCTTGTTAAGCTCCCGTCATACGTTCTAAACTAGGCCAGTAACTCTTTCATTTTATCCAATCCTGCTTTAGCGCGGTCTCCTTCAAAATGTTTCCTTGCTGGTTCCAATTTATCAATCAACCAGTCGCTTAAGGCATTTTTTAAATCTAGCGGAAATAGCTTTTCTCTCTCATAATCAGCAATCAATTCTCCAACGCTAGTATAGATAACATCTCCGCCAAATCTCTCCGGCCGATTTACCCTAAATTCACCGTTCTCCTGTCCCCAAAAGACCAACGACTCCACCCAATTGATTATCGGATTAAATCTAATTTCTTTTGGCGGGCCATAAGCTTTTTTCACCTTACCCCTAATTTCGTCAGGTGTATCGTGAATAAATACTGCAGAATTTGGCTTTGACTTACTCATCTTAAGGTCGATAGCCACCTCTTCGGC from Candidatus Shapirobacteria bacterium encodes the following:
- a CDS encoding glycosyltransferase family 2 protein produces the protein MKISVIVPCYNDGKYINHVIDQLRKSKFVGEIIVVDDDSGQETKNLLQKIKGINLITNTRNIGKSKTLKKGVLASKFDYVAFIDSDLTGFTSRHFESLVKPVLENVCDITTSVRGKEAWYGILSGFSIAYTGERAMKRELMTKNIDLFNNHGYIIEAEFNRRFLGKTRMKGILWSEVGQHGQPEKNGLRGWLVNGRQVTSYLKYLGPFEMLRQLVLVKLPSYVLN